The DNA region CCCGGAGCCGGGCAGCAGCAGGGCGGTGGGGTGGGGGCCCGGACCGTCCGGCAGGGTCAGGGTGCCGACCAGGCGGTGACCGGCAGAGTCGAAGGTCAGTTCGCGCTCGGTGCTCACCGGCGTACCGCCTCGGCCACGGCGGCCGCGTCGTCGGCGCCGATGACCAGGGCGTCGTACCGCTGGCCGGTCAGGGTGATGCGCACGGCCGGTTGGTTGGCGCGGACGCTGACGAACTCCTTGCCGGCCCGGCCGCGCCAGGTGCCGACCTTGCGGGCGCCGGGCAGGCCGAGGCCGGGTGCCCGGATGCCTCGGGGGGCGCGCAGGCCGTCGGGCTGCACGGTGACGGCGGTTACGGCGGAACGCGGAACGGTGACGTCGCCCCGGAGCGCCCACAGCTTCTCGGCAGGGGTGAGCCGGACGCGGATCGAATCGGGGGTGAGGTCGATGGCGGCCATCGGCGCTCCTTAGTGCTCGCTATAATCTCGTCAGTGAGAACATTATCAGAAGCGAGAACAACGGGGAGGCGAGTGTGGCCCTCGACACTGCTGAGCTGCTGCTACATCCGGTACGACTGCGGATCGTCCAGGCATTTCTGGGCGGCCGGACGCTGACCACCGCCGACCTACGGGGAGAACTGGCGGACGTGCCCCCGGCGACCCTGTACCGGCAGGTCGGCACCCTCGCCGGTCACGGGGTTCTGCGGTCGGTCGGGGAACGGCGGATCCGGGGTGCGATCGAGCGCAGCTACCAGTTGGACGAGGCGGCGGCTGCGGTGGACGCCGAGGCGATCCGCGGGATGACCCCGGAGCAGCACCGCCGGGCCTTCCTCACCTTCGTCGCCGGGCTGCTGGCCGACTTCGACCGCTATCTGGACAACGGTGGCGGGGACCTGGCCCGGGATCTGGTCGGCTACCGGCAGAACGCGTTCTACGCCAGCGACGCCGAGGTGGTCCAGTTCATCACCCGGTTGCGGGAGCTGTTCGCCGAGTACGCGGCCTTGGGGCCGGGGCCGGACCGGGTGCGGCGGTTGTTCACCACCCTGCTGCTCCCCGCTCAGGCAGACGGGCCGGGCACCGTGCCGTCGGAGGCCACCAACTCCACCTCGTAACCCTGCCCGTCGGCCAGGTAGGCGGCGTAGGTGCCGGCGCCACCGGCGTACGGGTGACGGTCGGGAAAGAGCAGTTCCCAGCCGTACGCCGGGGCCTGCTCGACAAGCCGGTCCACCGCGGCGGGTGGACCGGCGTGAAAGGCCAGATGGTTCAGCCAGCCCCAACTGTGCATTGCCGCGCCCAGGTCGGGTACCCAGACCTCCACGTGGTGCAGGGCGCCGACCGTCACCGGCCTCCGCCGGGGACCCATAGCACGTCTCCGTCCGGATTTGCCGTTCTTGACAGGATAAAGAGCAGATCCGACAGCCGGTTGAGATACTTTGCCGGAAGGAGGCTGGTCCGGTCGGGGTCGTGTGCGACGAGCGCCCACGCCGACCGCTCGGCGCGCCGGGCGATCGTCCGCGCCGCGTGCAGCAGCGCCGCGCCCGCGGTGCCGCCGGGGAGGATGAAGGAGTCGAGCGTGCTCAGGCGTCCGTTGAACTCGTCGCACCAGCCCTCAAGGCGCTCGACGTACTCCTCGGTGACTCGCAGCGGCGGGTACTTGGGGTCCGGCTCGACCGGGGTGGACAGGTCGGCGCCCACGTCGAACAGGTCGTTCTGGATCTGCCCCAGCACCGTACGCAGGGACTCGTCGAGCTGCCCCAGGGCCAGTGCCACGCCGAGCGCCGCGTTGCACTCGTCGACATCGGCGTACGCGCAGATCCGTGGATCGGTCTTCGACACCTGCTCGTTGTTGCTCAACCTGGTCATGCCGGCGTCGCCGGCCTTGGTGTAGATGCGCGTGAGGTGGACGGCCATGACGCACAGCCTACGGATACCCGACCTGACCATCCCGACGCGCCCGCAGCCGGGCACCGGCTGGTCCGCCGGGGTCGGACCGGGCGACGCGGGCGACCCGGCGATATCGGATGTCGACGTCATCCGGGTCAACGGGGCGGCCCGACTGGCCGGCACGGTGCACGTGGTCGGCGCCAAGAACTCCGCGTTGAAGCTGATGGCCGCCGCCCTGCTGGCCCCGGGTCGAAGCGTGATCACCAACGTGCCGCGGATCACCGACATCGCCATCATGGGGGAGGTGCTGCGCCGACTCGGCTGCGACGTGCGGTTCGACGCGGACGACCCGGTGGACCCGATGGTCGCGGGCGGGGGAGTGCCCCGCTCCCGTTCGGTGTCCATCGAGGTGCCGGAGCAGCCGGGGGTGGAGGCCGACTACGACCTGGTACGTCGGCTGCGCGCCTCGATCTGCGTACTCGGTCCACTGCTGGCCCGGCGCGGCTACGTACGGGTGGCCCACCCGGGCGGGGACGCCATCGGCTCGCGAGGGCTGGACATGCACATCGCCGGGCTCACCCGGATGGGCGCGGACATCTCCGGTGAGCACGGCTTCGTGATCGCCTCCGCTCCGCAGGGGCTGCACGGCGCGGAGATCACCCTGGACTTCCCCAGTGTCGGGGCCACCGAGAACCTGGTGATGGCGGCGGTGCTGGCCAACGGGACCACCGTGATCGACAACGCGGCCCGGGAGCCGGAGATCGTGGACCTCTGCACCATGCTCATCCGGATGGGGGCGCTGATCGAGGGCGAGGGCACCTCCACCATCACGGTCGTCGGGGTGCCCCGGCTGCAGCCGGTGCGGCACGCGACCGTGGGGGACCGGATCGTCGCCGGCACCTGGGCCTTCGGGGCGGCGATGACCCGCGGCGACGTCACCGTGACCGGCCTGGACCCGAGCTTCCTGGAGATCGCGCTGGACAAGGTGGTCGCGGCCGGTGGGCTGGTGGAGACCCGGGCCAACGCCTTCCGGGTACGGATGGATGACCGGCCCCGGGCGGTGGACGTGGTGACCCTGCCCTATCCGGGCTTCGCCACCGACCTGCTGCCGATGGCGATCGGTCTGGCCGCGCTCAGCGAGGGCGCCTCCCTGATCACGGAGAACATCTTCGACGGCCGGTTCATGTTCGCCAACGAGATGATGCGCCTCGGCGCGGACATCAAGACCGACGGGCATCACGCGGTCGTACGCGGCCGTGAACAGCTCTCCGGCGCACCGGTTCGGGCCACGGACATCCGGGCCGGCGCTGGACTGATCATCGCCGGGCTCTGTGCCGACGGGGTGACCGAGGTGTCCCATGTGCACCACGTGGATCGGGGCTATCCCGACTTCGTAGCCGACCTGCGGGCCCTCGGCATCGAGGTCGAGCGAGCCACCGCGCCGGAGGAGCCGGAACTGAGCATCTGAGCCTAAGCCTGAGCCGCCGGGCCGTCCGGCTGAACCGCCTTAGCGGTCGTTCAGTACCGCCGACTAGGGTCTGTGTCGAGAGTCCTCGGTCGAGCCGAGGGCTTCGCAGGATGCAGGCAGAGACTCCGAATCGCAGCGAGGGAGCAACAGATGGCGGGTCGACTCGCGGTTGTCGGTGCCGGGCTGATGGGCTCGGGCATCGCCCAGGTGGCGGCGCAGGCAGGCTGGCAGGTGACCCTGCGGGATCTGGACGAGGCGGCGACGCAGCGCGGCCTGGACGGCATCCGGACCTCACTGACCCGGTTCGCCGACAAGGGCAAGATCTCCGCCGAGGAGGTCGAGGCGACCCTGGGACGGATCACCCCGACCACCGACCTGGAGGCGGCGGCGGAGGCGGACATCGTCGTCGAGGCGGTCTTCGAGCGGCTGGAGATCAAGCACGAGGTGTTCCGGGCGCTGGACCGGATCTGCAAGTCGGACGCGATCCTGGCCACCAACACCTCGGCCATCCCGGTGACCCAGATCGCGACCGTCACCGAGCGTCCGGAGGCGGTGGTCGGCACCCACTTCTTCTCCCCGGTGCCGATGATGAAGCTCTGCGAACTGGTCCGCGGCTACAAGACCAGCGACGCGACCCTGGAGGCGGTCAAGTCCTTCGCGGAGGGGATCGGCAAGACCGTCGTGGTGGTCAACCGGGACATCGCCGGCTTCGTCACCACCCGACTGATCTGCGCCCTGGCCATGGAGGCGGTCCGGCTGGTCGAGGCCGGGGTGATCTCCGCCGAGGACCTGGACACCGCCTGCAAGCTCGGCTTCGGGCACGCCATGGGCCCGCTGGCCACGGTCGACCTGACCGGTGTGGACGTGCTGCTGAACGCCACCCGCAACATCTACACCGACACCGCCGACGAGAAGTTCTTCCCGCCGGAGCTGCTCCAGCGCATGGCCACCGCCGGTGACCTGGGCCGCAAGTCCGGCCAGGGCTTCTACTCGTACTGAGGGTGTGATGTAAGGAAGGGCACCTTCTTAACGCCTCGTGCATAGGAAGGGCCCCTTATTAACAAGATCAGCTGGATCTCGTTAATAAGGGGCCCTTCCTTGCACCGTCAGCCGTCGCGGCGGGTGGTCCAGCGGAAGGTGGTCAGGCAGAGCACCAGGCCGATCACGCACCACAGGCCCAGCACCAGCGCGACCCGGGTCAGCTCGAAGGAGCCGCCCGGCTCGCTGGCGCCGAAGCTCTCCGGCAGGAAGACCGCGCGCAGGCCCTGGCACATCCACTTGAGCGGGAAGATGGCCGCCACCTGCTGCATCCAGCTTGGCAGGTTGGTGAAGACGAAGAAGACCCCGGAGATGAACTGGAGCACCAGGGCGATCGGGGTGACCACGGCCGAGCCGCTGCGCGCCGTACGGGCCAGCGAGGAGATCGCGATGCCGCACAGGGTGCAGGCGGTGACCCCCAGCGCGCTGACCCAGCCGAAGGTCAGCCAGGCCGAGGCCGTGGAGGGCAGGTCCAGGTCGAACAGCAGCACCGAGACGGTGAGCAGCAGGGCGGTCATCACCAGCCCGGTCACCAGCACCATGATCACCTTGCCGGCGAACCAGACCCACTTCGGCATCGGGGTGCCCCGGTAGCGCTTGAGCACTCCCCGGTCCCGCTCGATGGGGATCCAGATGCCGAGGTTCTGGAAGCTGACCGTCATCAGGCCGGTGGCGATCATGCCGGTGATGAAGTACTGGGTGTAGCTCACCCCGCTGCCCAGGTCGCCGTCGAAGATCGACGCGAAGATCAGCACCATGATGATCGGGAACCCGAGGGTGAACACGACGGATTCCCGGCTGCGCAGGAACTGCCGGATCTCCAACCGCCCCTGCCGCAGGGCGAGACTTGCCGGCCCCGGCCGACGGGCGGGCGCGGCGGCGGCGACCGGGGGCGCCGACTTCGTCGTGGTGGTCATCGGTGTCCGATCATCCGCAGGTAGATGTCCTCAAGGGTGGGCCGGGTGACGGTCAGGCCGGGCACCTCGCCACCGAGCCGCGCGGCCAACTCCGCCACCAGCGCCGTCGGCGTCGCGCTCTGCGCGCTCTCCAGGGTGCCCTCGGGGGTACGCCAGGAGACCGTGGCCAGGGCCTCCTGCCGGTTGCCGAGGCTGTTCGGCGGGGCCACCTCGACCAGTCGGCCGCCCGCGATGACCCCTACCCGGTCGGCCAGGGCCTCGGCCTCGTCTAGGTAGTGGGTGGTGAGCACGATGGTGGTGCCGGCTGCGGAGAGGTCCCGGATCAGATCCCAGAACTCGCGGCGGGCCTCCGGGTCGAAACCGGTCGTCGGCTCGTCGAGGAAGAGCAGTTCAGGGCGGCCGATGATGCCCAGGGCGACATCCAGTCGGCGCTTCTGCCCACCGGAGAGGGTGTGCGTACGGGCGCGGGCCTTACCGGCCAGGCCGACCCGGGCGATCACCTTGTCCGGGTCGTCGGCGTCCGGATAGAAGGCGGAGAAGTGGCGGACCACCTCGGCGACGGTCAGTTCGTCGAACTCGCCGGTGCCCTGGAGCACGATGCCCACTCGGGCCCGCCACTGCGGGGTGGCCTCGGGCGGGTCGACCCCGAGCACCCGCACCTCACCGGCGTCCCGGTGCCGGTAGCCCTCCAGGATCTCCACCGTGGTGCTCTTGCCGGCACCGTTCGGCCCCAGCAGGGCGAACACCTCGCCCCGGTGGACGTCCAGGTCCAGCCCGGCCACCGCGACATTGTCGCCGTACGCCTTGCGCAGCCCTCGGACGTGGATCGCGACCTCGTCACTCATGACCTCAAGTGTGCGACCTGCACCGGCGGATCACCTGCACCGGGGGTGGTGGTTCCCGCCACCACCCCCGGGGTGTTAAGCGGGGCCCCTTCCTCTACCGCAGGCGTTAAGAAGGGGCCCTTCCTTACTGCCCTTCCTTACCCCTCAGCGGGGGTTGTAGGTCATGCAGTCGGCCATGTCCGCGTCCGGGCCGACCCGGATCGAGGGAGCCTGGCACTCCAACTGCTCGTTGTGTCGGCAGTCGGCCCGTTTGCAGGCCCCCACCTGGGCCTTCTGGCCGTCCGCACCGGCCCGGATGGCCGGCATCTCGATGAAGGTGTGGCAGTGGGCGTGGTCCATGCTGCCGATCGTGATGGCGAACGCGTGACAGTCGTTGGTGTGGTTGTACGCGCAGGCGGCCACCACACACTCCTGGACGCGCGGCATCTCCAAGGCTGCGGTCATCGCGACCTCCTCTAGGTATTTGCCTGATTTTAGGCATC from Micromonospora sp. NBC_01739 includes:
- a CDS encoding helix-turn-helix domain-containing protein gives rise to the protein MALDTAELLLHPVRLRIVQAFLGGRTLTTADLRGELADVPPATLYRQVGTLAGHGVLRSVGERRIRGAIERSYQLDEAAAAVDAEAIRGMTPEQHRRAFLTFVAGLLADFDRYLDNGGGDLARDLVGYRQNAFYASDAEVVQFITRLRELFAEYAALGPGPDRVRRLFTTLLLPAQADGPGTVPSEATNSTS
- a CDS encoding cob(I)yrinic acid a,c-diamide adenosyltransferase, yielding MAVHLTRIYTKAGDAGMTRLSNNEQVSKTDPRICAYADVDECNAALGVALALGQLDESLRTVLGQIQNDLFDVGADLSTPVEPDPKYPPLRVTEEYVERLEGWCDEFNGRLSTLDSFILPGGTAGAALLHAARTIARRAERSAWALVAHDPDRTSLLPAKYLNRLSDLLFILSRTANPDGDVLWVPGGGR
- the murA gene encoding UDP-N-acetylglucosamine 1-carboxyvinyltransferase codes for the protein MTHSLRIPDLTIPTRPQPGTGWSAGVGPGDAGDPAISDVDVIRVNGAARLAGTVHVVGAKNSALKLMAAALLAPGRSVITNVPRITDIAIMGEVLRRLGCDVRFDADDPVDPMVAGGGVPRSRSVSIEVPEQPGVEADYDLVRRLRASICVLGPLLARRGYVRVAHPGGDAIGSRGLDMHIAGLTRMGADISGEHGFVIASAPQGLHGAEITLDFPSVGATENLVMAAVLANGTTVIDNAAREPEIVDLCTMLIRMGALIEGEGTSTITVVGVPRLQPVRHATVGDRIVAGTWAFGAAMTRGDVTVTGLDPSFLEIALDKVVAAGGLVETRANAFRVRMDDRPRAVDVVTLPYPGFATDLLPMAIGLAALSEGASLITENIFDGRFMFANEMMRLGADIKTDGHHAVVRGREQLSGAPVRATDIRAGAGLIIAGLCADGVTEVSHVHHVDRGYPDFVADLRALGIEVERATAPEEPELSI
- a CDS encoding 3-hydroxyacyl-CoA dehydrogenase family protein; protein product: MAGRLAVVGAGLMGSGIAQVAAQAGWQVTLRDLDEAATQRGLDGIRTSLTRFADKGKISAEEVEATLGRITPTTDLEAAAEADIVVEAVFERLEIKHEVFRALDRICKSDAILATNTSAIPVTQIATVTERPEAVVGTHFFSPVPMMKLCELVRGYKTSDATLEAVKSFAEGIGKTVVVVNRDIAGFVTTRLICALAMEAVRLVEAGVISAEDLDTACKLGFGHAMGPLATVDLTGVDVLLNATRNIYTDTADEKFFPPELLQRMATAGDLGRKSGQGFYSY
- a CDS encoding ABC transporter permease produces the protein MTTTTKSAPPVAAAAPARRPGPASLALRQGRLEIRQFLRSRESVVFTLGFPIIMVLIFASIFDGDLGSGVSYTQYFITGMIATGLMTVSFQNLGIWIPIERDRGVLKRYRGTPMPKWVWFAGKVIMVLVTGLVMTALLLTVSVLLFDLDLPSTASAWLTFGWVSALGVTACTLCGIAISSLARTARSGSAVVTPIALVLQFISGVFFVFTNLPSWMQQVAAIFPLKWMCQGLRAVFLPESFGASEPGGSFELTRVALVLGLWCVIGLVLCLTTFRWTTRRDG
- a CDS encoding ABC transporter ATP-binding protein gives rise to the protein MSDEVAIHVRGLRKAYGDNVAVAGLDLDVHRGEVFALLGPNGAGKSTTVEILEGYRHRDAGEVRVLGVDPPEATPQWRARVGIVLQGTGEFDELTVAEVVRHFSAFYPDADDPDKVIARVGLAGKARARTHTLSGGQKRRLDVALGIIGRPELLFLDEPTTGFDPEARREFWDLIRDLSAAGTTIVLTTHYLDEAEALADRVGVIAGGRLVEVAPPNSLGNRQEALATVSWRTPEGTLESAQSATPTALVAELAARLGGEVPGLTVTRPTLEDIYLRMIGHR
- a CDS encoding DUF1540 domain-containing protein encodes the protein MTAALEMPRVQECVVAACAYNHTNDCHAFAITIGSMDHAHCHTFIEMPAIRAGADGQKAQVGACKRADCRHNEQLECQAPSIRVGPDADMADCMTYNPR